In Pseudophryne corroboree isolate aPseCor3 chromosome 2, aPseCor3.hap2, whole genome shotgun sequence, the sequence gtcattcctacgctgatttaaagctaggaaagaagtaacggcaaaccattatcatcgcatatggcgaaaatatgttgcgtgctgtgaggccaggaaggccccaacggaagaatttcagctgggccgtttcctgcactttctacagtcaggggtgactatgggcctaaaattgggttccattaaagtccagatttcggctctatcgattttcttccagagagaactggcttcactacctgaagttcaaacatttgttaagggagtgctgcatattcagcccccttttgtgcctccagtggcaccttgggatctcaacgtggtgttggatttcctaaagtcacattggtttgagccacttaagaccgtggaattgaaatatctcacgtggaaagtggtcatgttgttggccttggcttcggccaggcatgtatcagaattggcggctttgtcatgtaaaagcccttatctgattttccatatggatagggcagaattgaggactcgtccccaatttctccctaaggtggtatcagcttttcatctgaaccaacctatcgtggtgcctgcggctactgaagacttggaggcttccaagttattggacgtagtcagggccctgaaaatttatgtttccaggacagctggagtcaggaagactggctcgctatttatcctgtacgtgcccaacaagttgggtgcacctgcttcaaagcagactattgatcgctggatctgtagtacgattcagcttgcacattctgcggctggactgccgcatcctaaatcagtgaaagcccattccacgaggaaggtgggctcttcttgggtggctgcccgaggggtctcggctctacaactttgccgagcagctacttggtcggggtcaaacacgtttgctaaattctacaagtttgacaccctggctgaggaggacctagagtttgcccattcggtgctgcagagtcatccgcactctcccgcccgtttgggagctttggtataatccccatggtccttacggagtcccagcatccacttaggacgtcagagaaaataagaatttactcaccggtaattctatttctcgtagtccgtagtggatgctgggcgcccatcccaagtgcggattgtctgcaatacttgtatatagttattgtttaactaaagggttattgttgagccatcggttgagaggctcagttgttatcatactgttaactgggtattgtatcacgagttatacggtgtgattggtgtggctggtatgagtcttacccgggattcaaaatccttccttattgtgtcagctcttccgggcacagtatccgaactgaagtctggaggagggtcatagtgggaggagccagtgcacaccagtagtctaaagctttctttatagttgtgcccagtctcctgcggagccgctattccccatggtccttacggagtcgcagcatccactacggactacgagaaatagaattaccggtgagtaaattcttattttttcaagctggttagcttgcttTGCctagtatgtgtgagctggtgtgaatctcgccactatctgtgtaatatccttttctcgaagttgtccatctcctcgggcacagtttctagactgagtctggtaggaggggcatagagggaggaggcagctcacactctcaaactcttaaagtgctagtggctcctagtggacccatctacaccccatggtactaatgtggaccccagcatcctctacggactacgagaaaaggatttaccggtaggtaattaaaatactattttttttcccTCAAATTTATACTATTCCTAGAATTAAGGTGCAAAGTACATTCCATTAAAAGCATAGAACAAGAGCTGGTTTCTGCCTACTCAGAGTGTTTGCCAAGTGTAAGTGACTGTGCCTTTTTACACACCAAAAATGCATCCTCACTACACCCTTATACTCTTTATTTTTCAATAACCTCATAATGTAAAACAAAATCTCATTTTCGCAGTACTCTACAAAACTAGAGGTGCACATACTCTGGCAATGTGCACCTTTACTGCGTTCATCCACTGAAGCTACTCCTCAAACTGATGCGCTTTGGCAGATATCCAGATGTACCAAAGCAAGTTAAGAATATTATCAAAGCCTGCAGTCaagacttaaggtccatacacacggagcgatatagactatatagtcaaaatcgctcagaaaggtaGTGCATatcactctgtgtgtacacagccagccatagcgatgcgcgtccccaccaGGACGCTATCGCtgataaaaatagactgtgcaggcaagtcaattttggctaggtcgctggaaaagaaaaagcatccccttgcttaaatgagttagccaaaatcgctcatagccaaaggttaagttagtcaaaatctcctactgccagtgcaagggaaaacgctcagtcaaaatcccgtgcgtatgcaccttaagtctgcattcatttgtgaagtatgcatttgttaacAATGTATTTTAAGGATGCAGTTAGaatcggagtttgaactggatttggactacgctagaaTCTCTACTTCAGTTAGTTCCACAAACACTGCAGCTTAGGATCATTATGTTGCCTTTTTTCACCTCTGCCAGGATAACACCAGGACCATCCCTACTACCCCTCCGTCTGAGAACTGAATGAGTGACCATTCAAGCTGAGCAGAGAACTCAGGAGGGGGGAGGGTGAGCACCAGGACTAGCAGGGTCATTTCCATTGGGCATTATTGTGCTCCCCAcagtctcacacccacccgcactgctcccatgagaccaggacatttataattttatcaaaTTAATGTAATTACAGTTTTCCTCTGTCCGTTGGTTCCtgcaaatgttttttgtttttgttttttttacagcgtacatccaccccactgtgtgctattcctgtaatgtgtacctccactgtttgcACATCATGCTAGCAGCCGCCTACGTAGTGCACCCCATATGGTTTCTCTGCATGCAGGATgtacttgtatggctcacctcccacagtataAACTCTGTaaagcacccaacatggctgcctcatttggtacacttgtggatgtgatgaaaaatacatggacctgactgttttgttgggaccctactttgAGCATTAGGACGCTGCAATCACCCCATCTTGTGTCATCTCTTCCAGGGGTAGACTATTCCGCCCAGGGTAATAGTGCGCCTTAGATGGCTGcttcacttggtaccttgtgagggtggaaataCACCacccgtggaagttattacccaaaatgcctgcaccaatcctacattgtgcttactgtgcactctaggttttctttttatgcctgtgcggcttgtctattgctgtattacttaaatcttctgtattatgtgcattgtttttgatgtctgtaaagcaccttgagtcctgttggagaaagagcgctataaaaataataattattaagaGACCCCGCACCACCAAAGAGCATTTCATCCAGCACCTCAATCATTTTGTGCATCAGAAATGACCAGCTCTGTATTGTTGCTGTTGGAGCACAGCCTTCTCCTTATAGTTACATTAAACAGCTTATGCAATTTAAAAGATGACTTACTGTAGATTAGTGCATCATtctaagacaggcatgtccaaactgcggccctccagctgttgtgaaattacatatcccagcatgccctgacacagttttgctgccagggcatgctgggatgtgtagtttctcaacagctggagggccgcagtttggacatgcctgttctgatagatagatagatagatagatagatagatagatagatatctaattattatttttttaaatcaaagttTTAGGATAACAAGTTGTACATTTATAATAGATACAGTATGTTTGGTTATTGAGAACCGAACTTGACAGAACAGACAGCATCCAGATCAGCCACTGTATCTTCTAAATTAAGCCGACGGAATTTTGGTGAGTCTAATTTGTTTAAAACTAGTGACAAGTAGCGTGTCTCACATTACTTTTGAACTGCCCTGTATTTGTTACTGGGAAAATACATGGATGGTGTACATTTCATGAGTTGCTTGCGCTGTATATTTCCAAATCTCCATAAGCTGCCAGTGGAATACGAATGTCTGATTTGTCCTACACTGAACATAAACAGTTAAAATAGTATTCTACTGGCAATCAAGTCACCTCAAGGATTATTGTGTGTGCATGGCAACCTAACCGTAAAACAGACCAGTAGAGCAGATCATTAACACATACGAACATTTATTTTAAATATGCAATGTAGCTGTTAATATTAAAAACAGCATATAAGCCGATCTTGGCAGTAAAAACAGCTCTGGCCAGTCCACCACTAGTAAAAGCTGCATAAAATGTGCAATCTGCTTAAAAATAGTTGTTTTGTGGCCATTTCCATTACAAGTTACAAAAAACCTAGTATGTAATTATTTATTTACCTTCCAAATATAATAAATTACAAAGTACATTTTTAAAGGCTAAAGTACTCAGTTGCTGCTCGAGTACCTAGTACCTTTAGAAAATGTAATATAATTGATAAACAGAAAAATGCTGCTTCTTTGCAGTCCCAGATTCAGCACAAAGGCATAACTTAAGCTGATCCCCAGAATCCTTTTCTCTCATTTCCATAAAATACATTTCTTGCtcaatttaaaacatttttttctctGTCACAGTctaatttattttaaatatttggTCTTAAACTTGGCAAGCCGAGAAACATTATTTCCTTGGGAAAAAAGCTGCTAGTCTTTGCTTTTTAATTGGTAGGATGTGTATCTCTTGGGAATTCATTTTCTTTAACTTCACATTTCTGTTTTTGATTGGCTTTCGTAAAGCATCACCATTATCTCTCCCCTCTGACTGACTCTTTACATCATAGTTCTGCATCGCAGAGTCCTGTGGCAGGTCTCTCTTAATAgaaaagttttttgttgagacacCAGAAAGTCCTTTTATTTTGCCACAGAATATGGCAGGTACAGCATCTTTCACAGAGACTATGACTTTTGCTGTTTGAGAGCTACTCACAAGCTCAATGTTATTGGAGGCTTTAGGCTCGTAACCAGTTCTGCTGCTTTGTTCAGAAACCCATTTTTGTTGCCGTATCAGTTCAGCTGGATTCGTACAGATGACTCTACTGTCCTGCTTTTGTGTCTGCTCATGATGGACCAGGGGTGGACTAAATGGAGCAGCAGGGAAATTCTTAGCTAAGGAATGACTTAAAGGGTCACTCATGGACCCACATGGCACCGATGTGCCAACGAGAGTACTTGTATTACCGAATCTCTTGTACACAGGTACTGACAGATCTAAGACACCATCTTCTTGAAGCACTACACTACTTACATCATTGTTTTTATCTAGTGGCTCATTTTTCATGGAAAGATCCAGTGCTTCATTTTCATTATTTATTTTAATGACTGAGTGTCGATTAAATTGCGTAAATTCAGTTTTTGCTGTAAATTCAAAAGGTTTCACTTCTTTCTCCAAAGGAGTTTGGGTGGCCTTGCAGATCTTTGGGATTTGTACTGTAGGCTTTGGATGTTCTAGATTTTCTTTACATTCAGTCTGTGGCATGGGTATTGGAATAGGTATGGGAATAGGCACAGGTACTGGCAATGGGACAATGACTGGATATGGCACCAGGAGGGTAGCCGGGGGAACCAGTGGCGATAAAGGTGAGTTAAAGACTTGAGAAGGAACAGAGTGGGCATTGGCAGACACATAATCTGGAGATACATGGCATGGTGAAGGGTTGCCTAAGCTGTTTGGTGATGGAAATAAATCCTGTAATACAGCAGAAAACCCAGGTGTTTGAAAAACTGGTGGTAAAACAGATTCTTGTACAGGGTTAGGAGTCTTCTGGTCTAAAATTTGTGGTTGTCCAATAGTAGCAGCAGTTCCTGGGAATATGTGGTTCTGAATGGTAGTGCCAGGGCAGGGAGGGCCTTGGGGTAACATCAGTGGAGAGTTCAAATGTTGAAAAACATGTTGCTCCAAAAGCACAGGCAGCGGTACAGGACCTTGTGTAGTTATAACATAGGGGGTGCTACTGCTGTTTGTGCTCATTTGCGGTGGTGTGCTGCCTGCAACTTGCCAGTGTATTGGTAGTACAACAGGGTTCTCTCCCAGGCAAATTGGTTGAAGCACAGTTGCAGCCACTTTCAGTGCTACCCCACTCTGGGAGTCGGATGAAGGACTAAGAACAGGTGCTGCAGGGACAGTCACAAGAGGGGAGAGAGCTTTTTTCATCAGACCTGAGGGATTAATATTCCATGCTTCTGCAGTAATCAATTGGGCAACTCCATTTTCAAGTTTGTTTGGAATAGTGGACGAAGTGTTGTTTAAATCCATTTGTAGGTCTGGTGTTTCCTTATAGAGGTCCTCCATTTTGTCCCACTGCTGATTTTGGTCCACACACTACTAGTGTTTACATGACATTGCTGAATGTTCTGTCCATCACAAAGGAAATACATGCAGGATCATCTTACTGCCTTAGGGAACAAAGAAAATAAATGTGTTAGAATATAACCAGTTTAGGTTTAGCATTAGATACAATTCTCACTACTCCCAACTTTTTAAAGTACTGTAGTGAAAAGCTGTTCAAATGGATGTTCGAACAGGCTTAGTGAGCCCTACCCGCTCCTGGCATCATGAAAGCAAGTACTAAAATCTTATTTGCGGTTTCTAAAATATCTAAATTCTAAATATGGTTAGAAGGCAAACAAAACATGACCTGTGTAATACGATACAGAATTATTAATTTTATAGCTTCCTACCTCATTAactttttattttgattttatatatatatatatatatatatatatatatatatacacacacacacacacacacacaagtatatGGGTTAGATTTACTAATACTCAGGTCACTGACTTAAACAACTTTGCACCACAGTCTGGACCTGAGATATGGCTGGGGCTCTCCTCTACTGGCGATTGGAGATGACATCACCTCCAAGTGCCGGTCACATCATTTTGCAGGGCATTCATTTCATGCACATCTGCTTTCAGCAAGATgattatataccgtatatactcgagtataagtcaaccCAAATATAAGCCgaagcacctaattttaccacaaaaacctgggaaaacttattaactcgagtataagcctagggtgggaaatgcagctctagccgtacacagccctcatactgccagatatgcccccacagtgccagatatgccctcatgctgccagatatgccccacagtgccagatatgcctcatgcttccagatatgccccacagtgccagatgtgccctcatgctgccagatatgccccacagtgccagatatgccctcatgctgccagatatgccctcatgctgccagatatgcccccactgtgccagatatgccctcatgctgccagatatgccccacagtgccagatgtgccctcatgcggccagatatgccccacagtgccagttacttaccctccgtcgctcccacgctgtcttctgaaggagggcacagcgcgcggctctcctgtgtccctcct encodes:
- the RAI2 gene encoding retinoic acid-induced protein 2, whose protein sequence is MEDLYKETPDLQMDLNNTSSTIPNKLENGVAQLITAEAWNINPSGLMKKALSPLVTVPAAPVLSPSSDSQSGVALKVAATVLQPICLGENPVVLPIHWQVAGSTPPQMSTNSSSTPYVITTQGPVPLPVLLEQHVFQHLNSPLMLPQGPPCPGTTIQNHIFPGTAATIGQPQILDQKTPNPVQESVLPPVFQTPGFSAVLQDLFPSPNSLGNPSPCHVSPDYVSANAHSVPSQVFNSPLSPLVPPATLLVPYPVIVPLPVPVPIPIPIPIPMPQTECKENLEHPKPTVQIPKICKATQTPLEKEVKPFEFTAKTEFTQFNRHSVIKINNENEALDLSMKNEPLDKNNDVSSVVLQEDGVLDLSVPVYKRFGNTSTLVGTSVPCGSMSDPLSHSLAKNFPAAPFSPPLVHHEQTQKQDSRVICTNPAELIRQQKWVSEQSSRTGYEPKASNNIELVSSSQTAKVIVSVKDAVPAIFCGKIKGLSGVSTKNFSIKRDLPQDSAMQNYDVKSQSEGRDNGDALRKPIKNRNVKLKKMNSQEIHILPIKKQRLAAFFPRK